In a single window of the Nitrospinota bacterium genome:
- a CDS encoding TIGR00282 family metallophosphoesterase, with product MRICFIGDIVGKPGRRAVAEHLYGLIDSRNVDLTIANCENAAGGFGVTPSILKQLFAYGIDVLTSGNHIWDKREVMEVIDTERRLLRPANYPPAQPGFGSIVAETPGGVPVAVLNLSGRVFMASYDCPFRTADDLLPALAEAARVIVVDMHAEATSEKQAMGYYLDGRASVVIGTHTHVQTADERILPGGTAYITDVGMTGPSESVIGVIKELALKRFLTLQPQKMETASGPSQFSACIIEVDESTGRALSIERLCLPGG from the coding sequence GTGAGGATCTGCTTTATCGGCGACATCGTGGGCAAGCCAGGCCGCAGGGCCGTGGCCGAGCACCTCTACGGCCTCATTGACAGCCGCAACGTGGACCTCACCATCGCCAACTGTGAGAACGCAGCCGGGGGATTCGGCGTGACCCCCTCGATACTCAAGCAGCTCTTCGCCTACGGCATCGATGTGCTCACCAGCGGCAACCACATCTGGGACAAGCGTGAGGTCATGGAAGTCATCGATACCGAACGCAGGCTGCTACGGCCCGCAAACTACCCCCCGGCGCAGCCCGGGTTCGGCTCAATCGTCGCTGAGACGCCCGGCGGCGTTCCCGTGGCTGTCCTCAACCTCTCGGGCCGGGTCTTCATGGCATCCTACGACTGTCCGTTTCGGACCGCCGACGATCTGTTGCCGGCGCTCGCCGAGGCCGCCCGGGTCATCGTCGTGGACATGCACGCCGAGGCCACGAGCGAGAAACAGGCCATGGGCTACTATCTCGACGGGCGGGCCTCGGTGGTCATCGGCACCCATACCCACGTCCAGACCGCCGACGAACGTATCCTGCCCGGCGGGACCGCCTACATCACAGACGTCGGCATGACCGGCCCTTCCGAGAGCGTCATCGGCGTGATCAAGGAGCTCGCCCTGAAGCGTTTCCTAACGCTCCAGCCCCAGAAGATGGAGACCGCAAGCGGCCCGTCCCAGTTCTCCGCCTGCATCATCGAGGTGGATGAGTCCACGGGCCGGGCGCTCTCTATCGAGCGGCTCTGCCTGCCCGGCGGCTGA
- a CDS encoding Lrp/AsnC family transcriptional regulator has translation MALALILINTEAGLDTESAQTLQGVKGASDVFLVSGLYDVVATVKGDTAEDVLKIVYNQIRTIEGIEATHTMFCMEP, from the coding sequence ATGGCGCTAGCACTGATTTTAATAAACACCGAGGCTGGGCTTGATACAGAGTCAGCCCAAACCCTCCAAGGGGTCAAAGGGGCTTCGGACGTATTCCTGGTGAGCGGTCTCTACGATGTGGTGGCGACCGTTAAGGGCGATACTGCCGAGGACGTCCTTAAGATCGTCTACAATCAGATCCGCACCATCGAGGGCATCGAGGCCACCCACACCATGTTCTGCATGGAGCCCTAA